Proteins encoded together in one Pseudomonadota bacterium window:
- a CDS encoding P-II family nitrogen regulator — protein MLIMIRSIVRPEKADAVLAALMDAGFPAVTKYSVAGRGKQRGIKIGEVTYDELPKVMLMSVVNAADKDFVIQTIMDTARSKGKGAFGDGKIFVTEVEESYTISSGVKETAAAAEEVPA, from the coding sequence ATGTTAATCATGATCAGATCAATAGTCAGGCCTGAGAAGGCGGATGCCGTGTTGGCGGCGTTGATGGATGCGGGTTTTCCCGCGGTAACCAAATATTCGGTGGCCGGGCGCGGCAAGCAGCGCGGGATCAAGATCGGCGAGGTCACTTACGATGAGCTGCCCAAGGTCATGTTGATGAGTGTGGTCAACGCGGCGGACAAGGATTTCGTGATCCAGACCATTATGGATACCGCCCGTTCCAAGGGGAAAGGCGCCTTCGGTGACGGCAAGATTTTCGTTACCGAGGTCGAGGAATCCTACACCATCAGCTCCGGGGTCAAGGAGACTGCGGCCGCCGCCGAGGAGGTCCCGGCATGA
- a CDS encoding P-II family nitrogen regulator encodes MKEVIAVVRINMMNQTKQALTDCGVDAFFAHEAHGRGKGFVNPQILEGVEQGYEEAASLLGEKGKLYAKRMITAVVEDKMVKCVVETIINTNQTGMPGDGKVFVLPLSDAVRVRTGERGVKSIS; translated from the coding sequence ATGAAAGAGGTGATCGCCGTGGTGCGAATCAATATGATGAACCAGACCAAGCAGGCCCTCACCGACTGCGGGGTCGATGCCTTCTTCGCCCACGAGGCCCACGGCCGGGGCAAGGGTTTTGTCAATCCGCAGATCCTGGAAGGCGTGGAACAGGGCTATGAAGAGGCCGCCTCCCTGCTCGGCGAGAAGGGCAAACTCTATGCCAAGCGCATGATCACCGCGGTGGTCGAAGACAAAATGGTGAAATGCGTGGTGGAAACCATCATCAATACGAATCAGACCGGCATGCCGGGGGACGGCAAGGTTTTTGTCCTTCCCTTGAGTGATGCGGTCCGGGTCAGAACGGGAGAGCGGGGCGTCAAGTCCATCTCATAA